GACAACGGTCCCGGAATGAATGACGACATACGTAAACGCGTATTTGAACCATTCTACACAACCAAACCTATTGGTGACGGTACCGGTCTCGGGCTTTCAGTCTCCTACTTCATTATTACCAACAACCACAGCGGAACTATTTCAGTTACAGCAGCAGAAAACCAAGGTTCGAAATTTACAATCCACCTACCACACGCAATGTAGCAATATTAACTATCACCGTGTACTGAACAGAAATGCTCTAAAGGGCACCTTGCCTGCCAGTAGTACTAATAATTCAGAGGCCATAAAAAAGTAGCTCCGCAGGCTACTCAAGACGACTTCAAAACATGCTGTAGCACAGACCATTGAACGACACGTCCGGCAGAGGCGAACAACGCCCTGCTGTGATGACTGACAAAAAAAAATGCACTCTTTCCGGTGACCGGCATGTTCATGAATTATTTCATGAACCTTATTTGTGCACTTATACGGGGCAAAAACCCAACCCCACATTGTGGGCAACTCTATTTGCCATTATGGGAATACCGGTTTTCCGTGAGTCAAAACCTCCTGTCGAGGTTATTCAACTAAGTACGCCTCTGCCACGTTTATGCGCAGGCTGCGGATCAGCCTTTTCGCCTGTGAATTCGACATATCACAGTGCGTTGCGCATTGGGCGGGAATACGATTACACTTCGCTTGAGATTGCTGCGATAACCCCTATGAAACCTCGTCTAGGGACGATCCGCAGGTCTCTTCACTTAATAAGAGAATAGCACAGGATTAGGAACTGTCCAGCAATTACGGAATCACCCGTTGCAGCTATAACACTAAGCCCATTCGTCGCATCATTTCCATGTAATACAGACGTCGCATAGGGCTAAGCAGTTCTCCTCCACAAAAAACCAAAAACATAACCAGCTATTATAAAAGATTTTTTACACAAGAATTCTATTGATTATAGATCTCTAATATAATCGTTTTCTAATAGTAAAAAATTTTTGACCAAATCATTCACTCTTCAATTTCACTCGCCAGCCCCATGCAACATCCCTAAAAAACAATATTTTCCCGCAATCCTTTCTCTCGCAACGGTTAATTCCGATTTTGTGACTACCATATTGTTCTAGCAATCAACTTTCTACACCGTATGAATTTTCCTCGAAGATTATTTTCGTATTAGAACTTATTCCGTAAACAACTCTCGCATTATTTTCTGTATATTTTTCTTCATATTAAGACTCACTTTTGACGCAAAAAAATCTAACACCCCCTGCATGGTGCAAAAATTTATACTGTTTTTTCTGGACTTACCCCCTCGAAGTACAATTTTTTCTACGCTTAGATTTCACAAGAAAATACGGCCACCGGACTAACCGTTTGTTTTATTTAGCTTTATCCACAAAACACTCTCAGACCACTTTTTGGCACACATCGTGCTATATAAAAAGTACTTCTTAAATTCACTAAAGACATATTTCGGCTTGAGGTGGCTCCTCAAGCCTTTGTCTTTTCTGAGGGATACTTTCCACCCCAGTGTGGCCATTTGTATCCTTGCAAAGCTACTCTTTTCAAAAAAGAAAACGCCCTTACGAAATATCCGTAAGGGCGTTTTTTATTATTCTATACTAAGTCCTAGCTCACCAAGCCACGTTCCCAGTCAATTCGATCAATGATCACCTTGGAAAGTTTATCAAGTCCCAATCGAGTTTTTGCAGCAATACGAATTGCTTTTGGATACATATGTGTCAAATTTTCCTGCTGTTCTTCATCAAGCGTATCCCACTTGTTCAAAATCAGTATAGTAGGGATTTCATGCAGATCCATATCTTCAAGGATACGTTCAACAGCGGAAATTTGTTTTTCGAGCTCAGAATGCCCAGCATCTGCCACATGCAATAGCAAATCTGCGGCTTCAAGCTCTTCAAGCGTTGCACGAAAAGCTTCGCGTAGTTCTTTCGGAAGATTTCGGATAAAACCTACGGTATCAGTCAAAATAAGCTCGCGCTCTTCTGGGAAACGAAGACGGCGGGTTGTAGGATCAAGAGTTGCGAACAGTTTGTTTTCCGCAAGCACTGTTGAGTTAGTCAATGCGTTAAGCGTGGTAGACTTACCCGCGTTTGTATAGCCAACAAGCGCTGCAACAGGCACTCGTGCCTTGTTTCTGCGATCACGAGCATAGGCTCGCTGCTTACGCAACAAGGTCAATTCCTTTTTAAAACGGGCAATACGGTCACGCACCTTACGACGGTCAGTTTCAAGCTTGGTTTCACCAGGTCCTCGACCACCGATACCACCCATCAACCTGTCCATTGCACGGTTTTTACCGACCAAACGTGGCAGCGCATACTGTAACTGCGCCATTTCGACCTGCAATTTACCGGCACGCGTTGTAGCGTGCTGCGCAAAAATATCGAGAATCAGCTGGGTCCTATCGATAACCTTTCTCTCAGTTACTTCTGTAAGGTTTCGCAGCTGTGCAGGAGAAAGCTCACCATCAAAGATAATCATGGTAGCATTACCCTGCAGGCAAAGGATTTCAAGCTCTGCAAGCTTACCTTTACCCATAATAAATTTGTGATTCACCTGATGTACGCGCTGAACAAGTCTACCCGCAACAGAAACGCCAGCGGTATCAGCAAGATCTGCCAGTTCATTCAGGTAAGACTCCTGCACTTCTTTTGGCTGAGTACTTACGCTGACAAGTACCGCATGTTCTGCACCTGCATGCTTGCGAGCACTTTCGGCTGTTCGGGCAAGTTCCTCTTCAAGCGCTTCAGTCTGCGATTCAAAATCAATATCGACTTTATCCCACGAAGTAGCGTCGTGCACATTGTACGAAGTACCATCCGCTGAAGGGACTGGAAGAATATGAGCGGACTGGAAAGAGACAGGAGCACCCATGCCGTCAACTGTTAGCACAGAAACAGAATCCAGACGCAAGAAGAGCATATCCATCAAGTCTTCCTGCGAAAGAAGTGTATCTTGCAGGTGGGTGTGAACAAGACGCAGACCGCGCAAACGGTCGCTACTGGAACGGGCACGAGGAAGTTCCGGAATGTAGATAGCGCCGGTGTCACCCACCAGAACCATCTGAGGTTTGCCTTGGCGATCGATAAGTAATGCGATCTGTCTACCAACGCTGCGGGAAAGAGCCGCAAGCTCGTGTGCCTGTTCGGATGTGTATCCCTCTTTTACTGGATAACGGCGGGCAAAAAGCCGCTGGAGAGATTTCAACTGACTCGGTTTGAGTCCGTGTGTGTTGCCGAGAACCTTAGAGGCTATGATGAACTCCTGTTGTTTCTATTGCCTCCGGCGGACAGTTTTGTACCCGCCGGAGGCATTTCTTTAATATTGCTTAAATATCTTTGCTTGCAAGATACTCCGTAATCATTCCATCGTACTGGGAAGTACGCGCAAATGTTTTTACCGCCATATCACGACGAAGCGCAAGTCCTACGCGCATATCGTTTTCAACAAGCTCCTTCTTAACAGCATCATACT
This sequence is a window from Halodesulfovibrio marinisediminis DSM 17456. Protein-coding genes within it:
- the hflX gene encoding GTPase HflX, with amino-acid sequence MKSLQRLFARRYPVKEGYTSEQAHELAALSRSVGRQIALLIDRQGKPQMVLVGDTGAIYIPELPRARSSSDRLRGLRLVHTHLQDTLLSQEDLMDMLFLRLDSVSVLTVDGMGAPVSFQSAHILPVPSADGTSYNVHDATSWDKVDIDFESQTEALEEELARTAESARKHAGAEHAVLVSVSTQPKEVQESYLNELADLADTAGVSVAGRLVQRVHQVNHKFIMGKGKLAELEILCLQGNATMIIFDGELSPAQLRNLTEVTERKVIDRTQLILDIFAQHATTRAGKLQVEMAQLQYALPRLVGKNRAMDRLMGGIGGRGPGETKLETDRRKVRDRIARFKKELTLLRKQRAYARDRRNKARVPVAALVGYTNAGKSTTLNALTNSTVLAENKLFATLDPTTRRLRFPEERELILTDTVGFIRNLPKELREAFRATLEELEAADLLLHVADAGHSELEKQISAVERILEDMDLHEIPTILILNKWDTLDEEQQENLTHMYPKAIRIAAKTRLGLDKLSKVIIDRIDWERGLVS